The following proteins are encoded in a genomic region of Galbibacter sp. BG1:
- a CDS encoding nucleotidyltransferase, whose product MILFKNKNTQLDDLLARIAEQIQLDDTRKKRMETAYRAIESLLNEDTGFFKDAVLEIYPQGSVRIGTTVKPTGKNEFDLDIVVHIVMDWEKHSPQYIYNQLKRVLQNSDRYKDKVELKNRCIRLNYAGDFHMDILPGCQETSYDENKLVIPDRELGDWTSSNPRGYGNWFVDKSNLAKMTLLEKAYAMENLPADEFSKKKPLQRAVQLIKMYRDEYFKSNPKMATSSIILTTIAGEFYNGEESIFDTIENIIHKIKQNFDILGLVGNRLKILNPVNSQEDFSDKWDDDKEPELYEHFKKFILHLDKQWQILKEENGVIEEANTIKRLFGEKVFLRAQESQVNQLENARKLKSIGINTTTGVISESLVANTKPIKTNTFFGSE is encoded by the coding sequence ATGATATTATTTAAAAATAAAAATACGCAGTTGGACGATTTATTAGCCAGAATCGCAGAACAAATTCAATTAGACGATACGCGTAAAAAAAGAATGGAAACAGCCTACAGAGCAATTGAGAGTTTACTTAATGAAGATACTGGCTTTTTCAAAGACGCCGTTCTTGAAATATATCCTCAAGGTTCTGTTAGGATTGGCACAACAGTTAAGCCGACTGGAAAAAATGAGTTCGATTTAGATATAGTTGTACATATTGTTATGGATTGGGAGAAACATTCTCCACAATATATTTACAATCAATTGAAAAGAGTTCTACAAAACAGTGACAGATATAAAGATAAGGTTGAATTAAAGAATAGATGTATTCGCCTAAACTATGCTGGTGACTTTCACATGGATATTTTACCTGGTTGTCAAGAAACAAGTTATGACGAAAACAAATTAGTTATACCAGATAGAGAATTAGGAGATTGGACTTCAAGTAACCCTAGAGGCTATGGTAATTGGTTTGTTGACAAGTCAAATTTGGCAAAAATGACCTTACTAGAAAAGGCGTATGCAATGGAAAATTTGCCAGCAGATGAATTTTCTAAAAAGAAGCCTTTACAAAGAGCGGTTCAGTTAATCAAAATGTATCGAGATGAATATTTTAAGTCGAATCCTAAAATGGCCACATCCAGCATAATTTTAACAACTATTGCAGGTGAGTTTTATAACGGTGAAGAATCAATATTCGATACGATTGAAAACATAATACATAAAATAAAGCAAAATTTTGACATTTTAGGTCTAGTTGGTAATCGCTTAAAAATATTAAACCCTGTTAACTCTCAAGAAGATTTTAGTGATAAATGGGATGATGATAAAGAACCTGAATTATATGAACATTTTAAGAAATTCATACTTCATTTAGATAAGCAATGGCAAATTTTAAAAGAGGAAAATGGTGTTATTGAGGAAGCAAATACGATAAAGAGACTATTTGGCGAAAAAGTATTCTTACGTGCACAAGAATCACAAGTAAACCAACTTGAAAACGCAAGGAAGTTGAAAAGTATTGGTATAAATACTACGACTGGCGTTATATCTGAATCACTAGTTGCTAATACGAAACCGATAAAAACCAATACTTTTTTCGGAAGTGAATAA
- the lexA gene encoding transcriptional repressor LexA, whose amino-acid sequence MNRIKKVLERKGIKQTWLAERLEKSYNMVNSYVQNRRQPSLEDLFKIANILDVAVAELLESRSSKKKYDSMQPTILKVAEDEEEYEKMVSIPVLGNVACGFPLFAEENIETEISVSTKLIRKDKKYFILRASGDSMNNANIDDGDLVLIRKELTAEDGDRVVALIDDEATIKEFKNNGDHIVLLPKSTTKEHQPIILTRDFKIQGIVESVIKI is encoded by the coding sequence ATGAATCGTATAAAAAAAGTATTAGAAAGAAAAGGTATTAAGCAAACTTGGTTGGCTGAAAGGTTAGAAAAGAGTTACAATATGGTTAACTCTTATGTGCAAAATAGGAGACAACCAAGTCTTGAAGATTTGTTCAAGATTGCAAATATATTAGATGTTGCAGTTGCTGAATTGCTAGAAAGTCGTAGCTCTAAAAAGAAATATGATTCAATGCAGCCAACTATTCTGAAAGTTGCTGAAGATGAAGAAGAGTATGAAAAAATGGTAAGCATACCAGTATTAGGAAATGTTGCATGTGGATTTCCTCTTTTTGCTGAAGAAAATATAGAAACAGAGATTTCTGTTTCAACAAAGCTTATTAGAAAGGATAAAAAGTATTTTATTCTACGAGCTTCTGGTGACTCAATGAACAATGCTAATATAGATGATGGAGATTTAGTATTAATAAGAAAGGAACTTACCGCAGAAGATGGTGATAGAGTAGTGGCCTTAATTGATGATGAAGCTACAATAAAGGAATTTAAAAATAATGGAGACCATATTGTACTGTTGCCAAAATCAACAACTAAAGAGCATCAACCAATTATATTAACAAGAGATTTTAAGATACAAGGAATTGTAGAAAGTGTAATAAAAATTTAA
- a CDS encoding RNA polymerase sigma factor — translation MSQEEEFTATIKQHEGIIYKITRLYTQNLEDQQDLFQEIVYQLWKGFHSFRGEAKISTWMYRVALNTALMHLKKVNRRGTHVSLDGILLKQEQYDPIIEERLKILYEKIKQLNDLDRALIFLYLEDKKYEEIALITGISSSNVGTRISRIKEKLRKKIKK, via the coding sequence ATGTCTCAAGAAGAAGAATTTACCGCTACTATTAAACAACACGAAGGGATCATTTATAAGATTACCCGGTTGTATACACAAAACTTGGAAGATCAACAAGATTTGTTTCAGGAAATCGTCTATCAATTATGGAAAGGCTTTCATTCTTTTAGGGGCGAAGCCAAAATAAGCACTTGGATGTACCGTGTGGCCTTAAACACTGCCTTAATGCATTTAAAAAAAGTAAACCGCAGGGGAACACATGTATCGCTAGACGGAATCCTATTAAAGCAGGAACAGTACGATCCGATTATAGAAGAACGATTGAAAATTTTGTACGAAAAGATCAAGCAATTGAATGACTTAGATCGCGCCCTTATTTTTTTGTATTTAGAGGATAAAAAATACGAAGAAATTGCGCTTATCACCGGGATTTCCAGCAGTAATGTAGGTACCCGTATTTCAAGGATTAAAGAAAAACTACGCAAAAAAATTAAAAAGTAA
- a CDS encoding molybdenum cofactor biosynthesis protein MoaE, translating to MKKKKNVFMEGAIPPSFIADSIAKHQSKHSIGAHNIFLGQVRADLTDGKKVSAIEYSTYEAMADEKLYDIREKAFEKFNLTCMHIYHSLGKVNAGEICFFVFVSSERRKEVYEATEAIVNMVKEEVPIFGKEIFEDETHQWKVNS from the coding sequence ATGAAAAAGAAGAAAAATGTTTTTATGGAAGGGGCAATTCCCCCGAGTTTTATAGCAGATTCCATCGCCAAACATCAATCCAAACATAGTATAGGAGCCCATAACATTTTTTTAGGGCAGGTAAGGGCCGACTTAACCGACGGTAAAAAAGTAAGCGCTATTGAGTATTCTACTTACGAGGCCATGGCCGATGAAAAATTATATGATATACGCGAGAAAGCTTTCGAAAAATTCAACCTTACCTGCATGCACATTTACCATAGTTTAGGAAAAGTGAATGCTGGGGAAATCTGCTTTTTTGTTTTTGTTTCTTCGGAAAGAAGGAAAGAAGTTTATGAAGCCACGGAAGCTATTGTAAATATGGTTAAAGAGGAAGTTCCTATTTTTGGGAAAGAGATTTTTGAAGACGAAACCCATCAATGGAAAGTGAATAGCTAG
- a CDS encoding molybdenum cofactor synthesis domain-containing protein, protein MTDTSNHIKTACVSTAQIDIELNNGLESRYNKEVFASVKVAAQLAVKNAFTLIPNVSPAFMDSIAITDEIQGSHLQIQVTVKAIHKSNLDAEAMLGASVAGITLADMLNAEEASVNINSLKVIKSKSGLKDFKRMYPSNLNAAVIVCSDTISEGIKEDRAGKAIMEKLAESSVDVSHYEVIPDEKELIAERAKTLSKTNNLLIYTGGTGLSFRDVTPEALAPLLDRNIPGIEEAIRSYGQERMPFAMLSRSVAGTIGNCLVLALPGSTNGARESMEAIFPHVLHVFKILRGQAHD, encoded by the coding sequence ATGACCGATACTTCAAACCACATAAAAACAGCCTGTGTTTCTACTGCACAAATCGATATTGAACTAAATAATGGTTTGGAATCACGCTATAATAAAGAAGTTTTTGCTTCTGTTAAGGTGGCAGCCCAGTTGGCGGTTAAAAATGCCTTTACCTTAATTCCCAATGTCTCCCCAGCTTTTATGGATAGTATTGCAATAACTGATGAGATTCAAGGTAGTCATTTACAGATTCAGGTTACCGTAAAGGCCATTCATAAATCCAATTTAGATGCCGAAGCGATGTTGGGAGCTTCCGTTGCAGGAATAACCCTCGCGGATATGCTGAATGCCGAAGAAGCTTCAGTAAACATCAATAGTTTGAAAGTTATAAAGAGTAAAAGCGGACTCAAGGATTTTAAAAGGATGTATCCGTCGAATTTGAATGCCGCTGTTATCGTTTGCTCCGATACCATTTCAGAAGGAATTAAAGAGGATAGGGCGGGCAAAGCCATTATGGAAAAACTTGCAGAATCTTCGGTTGATGTATCGCATTATGAAGTTATCCCAGATGAAAAAGAGCTTATTGCCGAAAGGGCCAAAACACTCTCCAAAACCAATAATCTATTAATTTATACTGGCGGTACCGGACTCTCTTTTCGGGACGTAACACCCGAAGCTTTAGCCCCGTTGTTGGATAGGAATATTCCTGGGATTGAAGAAGCCATAAGAAGTTACGGACAGGAAAGAATGCCCTTTGCCATGCTTTCCAGAAGCGTTGCCGGCACTATTGGCAATTGTTTGGTCTTAGCCTTGCCGGGTTCTACAAATGGCGCCCGGGAGTCTATGGAAGCCATATTTCCCCATGTACTTCATGTGTTTAAAATTTTACGCGGACAAGCGCACGATTAA
- the glp gene encoding gephyrin-like molybdotransferase Glp, which translates to MITVKEALAFIKNNCTRLENRHMPLRDAIGFTLAEDIFSKIDLPPFRQSAMDGYAIREHESFTYKVIGELQAGDSADIHLKRGEAVRIFTGAKVPETATRILMQEHVSKSNKIITYQKAAFGKTNVKDPGEQIKKGAVALPQGTLLNTAAIAFLSGLGIGEVAVYKMPKVAILVTGNELQIPGTQLAAGKIFDSNSIMLQLLLKKAGIQELETIFVGDTKKETVAIVKQLLNDYDFLIASGGISVGEYDLMRDAFKVNGVNEHFYKINQRPGKPIYFGTTNKATVFGLPGNPAACFINFQAYVLPALQLAMGQREVSRFKKAQILESLANNTGKCLFLRATVSGNTVKVASNQSSSMLQSLIAANALVYIPSETNVIEKGTEVYYLDILQ; encoded by the coding sequence ATGATTACTGTTAAAGAGGCTTTGGCATTTATAAAAAATAATTGTACCCGTCTAGAAAACAGGCATATGCCCCTCAGGGATGCTATTGGATTTACACTTGCAGAAGATATTTTTTCTAAAATTGATTTGCCTCCCTTTCGGCAGTCTGCTATGGACGGTTATGCGATTCGTGAGCACGAGTCTTTTACCTATAAAGTAATTGGTGAATTACAGGCAGGGGATTCGGCGGATATTCATTTAAAAAGGGGAGAGGCAGTACGTATTTTTACAGGAGCCAAAGTTCCAGAAACTGCCACACGTATTTTAATGCAGGAACACGTGTCAAAGAGCAATAAAATCATCACTTACCAGAAGGCAGCGTTTGGTAAAACAAATGTTAAGGATCCTGGCGAACAAATAAAAAAAGGAGCGGTTGCTTTACCACAAGGCACGCTATTAAATACAGCGGCCATTGCTTTTCTAAGCGGATTGGGAATAGGGGAGGTTGCAGTTTACAAAATGCCCAAGGTTGCTATTCTAGTTACTGGAAACGAATTGCAAATACCGGGCACACAACTCGCAGCGGGTAAGATATTCGATTCTAACTCCATTATGTTGCAGTTGCTTTTAAAAAAAGCTGGTATCCAAGAATTGGAAACCATTTTTGTGGGAGACACCAAAAAAGAAACAGTCGCCATTGTAAAGCAATTATTAAACGATTACGACTTTTTGATTGCCTCTGGGGGCATTTCAGTAGGGGAATACGACTTGATGCGGGATGCTTTTAAAGTAAATGGGGTAAATGAGCATTTCTACAAAATAAATCAGCGCCCGGGAAAACCTATTTATTTTGGCACTACCAACAAGGCCACCGTATTTGGTCTCCCAGGAAATCCGGCGGCTTGCTTTATTAATTTTCAAGCGTATGTTTTGCCTGCCTTGCAATTGGCCATGGGGCAAAGGGAAGTAAGTAGGTTTAAAAAAGCCCAAATATTGGAAAGTCTTGCAAATAACACTGGAAAATGTTTGTTTTTAAGAGCTACGGTTAGTGGGAACACCGTAAAAGTAGCTAGCAATCAAAGCTCTTCGATGCTGCAAAGTTTAATTGCTGCCAATGCGCTGGTATATATTCCTTCGGAAACCAATGTCATAGAAAAAGGAACAGAAGTTTATTATCTTGATATTCTTCAGTAA
- a CDS encoding DUF2158 domain-containing protein translates to MNELKVGDVVVLKAGGPSMTIYQINGNNVGCKWFDGNELKHGGFVTQELVLDE, encoded by the coding sequence ATGAATGAATTAAAAGTTGGAGATGTGGTTGTCTTGAAAGCTGGAGGTCCTAGCATGACAATATATCAAATTAATGGTAATAATGTTGGCTGTAAATGGTTTGATGGTAATGAACTAAAACACGGTGGTTTTGTAACACAAGAATTAGTATTGGACGAATAG
- a CDS encoding T9SS type B sorting domain-containing protein, with protein MNKFLVIIILILLAKTSSFSQDTPMEILSISDDKGIEGATNVHVVNFNRESTGVELFKYKLSFNTASSKDIRYSSFDMIFTDVEQNIFFIPKGYYSFIIQVELLEDLLEEEEEFYTITISNLSGTKSVSAVGTIINKNAANVVSVSNASALEGENVVHTVTLSSASYLKKSFPFSIEDITTIAALDYGSLQFSHDIFYDPLKGVITLPDTSVGISKFRITVPTLEDETIEPDESYNLNVDGISAEGIILDDDTKVISTIGNAIAMEGESLAHPISLTNVTFQELSFPLTLEDISTNGALDYKMLTISDNIGFDSTSGTLTIPSTANGIQDFTIYVPAIDDFIVEEEESYTINVGGIAGTGTILDNDLVVVSSISDDSQTEGANLKHTIVLSNTTSVVKSFEFSLLDITTDKEDYSDPIFSDGVSWNLTDNLLSIPVGVTNFLITIPTIDDPKDEDDESYNISIDGMKATGFIIDNDTFTFNFPKFFTPNNDSVHDTWPWPEFVAEYGYDYENSVIFVYNRYGKLLKVIDDLSNGWNGTLNNEQMPEDDYWYRLVLENGQEYAGHFTLKR; from the coding sequence ATGAACAAATTTTTAGTTATTATTATTCTTATTCTTTTGGCAAAAACGAGTTCCTTCAGTCAGGATACGCCCATGGAAATCCTATCAATAAGTGACGACAAGGGTATTGAGGGCGCCACCAACGTCCATGTTGTTAATTTTAATCGAGAAAGCACTGGCGTGGAATTATTTAAGTATAAACTTAGTTTTAATACAGCAAGTTCTAAGGATATAAGGTATTCTTCATTTGATATGATTTTTACAGATGTGGAGCAAAACATTTTTTTTATACCCAAAGGATATTACAGTTTTATAATTCAAGTAGAGCTGCTTGAAGATTTACTTGAGGAGGAAGAGGAGTTTTATACCATAACTATTAGCAACTTGTCTGGTACTAAAAGTGTTTCAGCGGTAGGAACCATAATAAATAAGAATGCTGCCAATGTGGTTTCCGTAAGCAATGCCAGTGCACTCGAGGGAGAAAACGTAGTGCATACCGTTACTTTATCCAGCGCTTCCTATTTAAAGAAATCTTTTCCGTTTTCAATAGAGGATATTACCACAATTGCCGCCTTGGATTATGGTTCACTTCAATTTAGTCATGATATTTTTTATGATCCTTTGAAAGGGGTAATCACCTTACCGGATACGTCGGTGGGGATATCTAAATTTCGTATAACGGTACCTACGTTAGAGGATGAAACTATAGAGCCCGATGAATCCTATAATTTGAATGTTGATGGAATTTCTGCGGAAGGAATAATTCTAGACGACGATACCAAGGTAATTTCAACGATAGGCAATGCCATCGCTATGGAAGGGGAAAGTTTAGCTCACCCCATTTCCTTAACAAACGTTACTTTTCAAGAACTGTCATTTCCTCTAACCCTTGAAGACATTTCTACCAATGGTGCTTTAGATTATAAGATGCTCACAATTAGTGATAATATTGGTTTCGACAGTACTTCTGGAACACTAACCATTCCTAGCACGGCAAACGGTATACAAGACTTTACCATTTATGTACCTGCCATAGACGATTTTATAGTGGAAGAAGAAGAATCTTACACCATAAATGTTGGCGGAATAGCTGGTACAGGAACTATTCTAGACAATGATCTTGTGGTTGTTTCTTCTATAAGTGACGATTCCCAAACCGAAGGTGCCAACTTAAAGCATACTATTGTTCTTAGTAACACTACTTCTGTTGTAAAATCCTTTGAATTTTCCCTGCTGGATATAACTACGGATAAAGAGGATTATAGCGATCCCATCTTTAGCGATGGTGTTTCATGGAACCTTACAGATAACCTTCTTTCTATTCCGGTAGGCGTTACTAATTTTTTAATTACCATTCCTACCATAGATGATCCTAAAGATGAAGATGACGAATCTTATAACATATCCATTGATGGGATGAAGGCGACAGGGTTTATAATTGATAATGATACGTTTACATTCAATTTTCCGAAATTTTTCACTCCAAATAACGATAGTGTCCACGATACATGGCCTTGGCCAGAATTTGTAGCGGAATATGGATATGATTATGAAAATTCAGTGATTTTTGTTTACAACCGTTATGGTAAATTGTTGAAAGTGATTGATGACCTATCCAATGGTTGGAATGGTACCTTAAACAATGAACAAATGCCAGAAGATGACTATTGGTATCGATTAGTACTAGAGAATGGACAGGAATATGCGGGACATTTTACCCTAAAAAGATAG
- the gcvT gene encoding glycine cleavage system aminomethyltransferase GcvT: protein MKNTVLTNIHSELGAKMVPFAGYNMPVQYEGVNIEHETVREHLGVFDVSHMGEFLVSGPKALDLIQKVSSNDASKLTIGKAQYSCLPNEDGGIVDDLIIYKIKEEQYLLVVNASNIEKDWNWISKYNEAIGAEMRDISDDYSLLAIQGPKAVEAMQSLTLIDLSAIKFYNFEVAEFAGIDNVIISATGYTGSGGFEIYCKNSEVEQVWNKVLEAGKDYGIKPIGLAARDTLRLEMGYCLYGNDIDDTTSPIEAGLGWITKFTKDFVNAEALKRQKEEGATRKLVGFEMVERGIPRNGYEILNANDQTIGHVTSGTMSPSLSKGIGLGYVTKENTAEGTTIYLQIRKKKVEAKVVKLPFYKNI from the coding sequence ATGAAGAATACAGTTTTAACAAATATACATAGTGAACTAGGTGCTAAAATGGTTCCATTTGCAGGTTACAATATGCCTGTGCAATACGAAGGGGTAAACATCGAGCATGAGACCGTTAGGGAGCATTTGGGAGTTTTCGATGTAAGCCATATGGGGGAATTTCTTGTGAGCGGACCGAAAGCGTTGGATCTTATCCAAAAAGTGAGCAGTAACGACGCTTCCAAGCTTACTATTGGTAAAGCACAGTATTCTTGTTTACCGAACGAAGATGGCGGAATTGTAGACGATTTAATTATCTATAAAATAAAGGAAGAGCAGTACCTTTTGGTGGTGAACGCCTCTAATATTGAAAAGGATTGGAATTGGATTTCTAAATACAATGAAGCTATCGGCGCGGAAATGCGCGATATTTCAGACGATTACTCCCTCTTGGCCATTCAAGGACCTAAAGCTGTGGAGGCCATGCAGTCCCTTACACTTATTGACCTTTCTGCTATAAAATTCTATAATTTTGAAGTGGCTGAATTTGCTGGAATTGACAACGTGATTATTTCTGCCACGGGCTATACAGGAAGTGGCGGATTTGAAATTTACTGTAAAAATAGTGAAGTAGAACAGGTTTGGAACAAAGTGCTGGAAGCTGGTAAAGATTACGGAATCAAACCAATTGGCCTGGCAGCGCGCGATACCCTTCGCTTGGAAATGGGATATTGCCTTTACGGAAATGATATCGACGATACTACCTCGCCCATTGAAGCAGGTTTGGGGTGGATTACCAAGTTCACTAAAGATTTTGTAAATGCAGAAGCCTTAAAACGACAAAAAGAAGAAGGCGCCACCCGAAAGTTAGTCGGATTTGAAATGGTTGAAAGGGGCATCCCAAGAAACGGATATGAAATACTGAATGCGAATGACCAAACAATTGGCCATGTAACCAGCGGAACAATGTCCCCTTCTTTAAGCAAAGGGATTGGACTAGGGTATGTTACCAAAGAAAATACTGCGGAAGGGACTACTATTTATCTTCAAATACGAAAGAAAAAAGTAGAAGCAAAAGTTGTTAAACTTCCGTTTTATAAAAATATTTAG
- a CDS encoding DUF2188 domain-containing protein → MKKNQHVVPHSSGWAVKGAGNKKATKVTATQKEAINVARNIAKNQKSELLVHNQKGQIRQKDSFGNDNFPPKG, encoded by the coding sequence ATGAAAAAGAATCAACACGTAGTGCCACATAGCAGTGGTTGGGCAGTTAAAGGAGCTGGGAATAAAAAGGCAACAAAAGTTACTGCTACTCAAAAGGAGGCAATTAATGTAGCTAGAAATATTGCGAAAAATCAAAAATCTGAACTTTTAGTTCATAACCAAAAAGGACAAATTAGGCAGAAAGATAGTTTTGGTAACGACAATTTTCCGCCAAAAGGCTAA
- a CDS encoding sugar nucleotide-binding protein encodes MKRILILGASGFIGGALYKELCPYFDTYGTYHTGKIYSNNKHFFHFDMENDDLLDVLTKVRPNIIISTLRGNFEAQIDTHLDLVDYCRASNSKLIFLSSANVFDAFSNYPSYEYDKTLSMSTYGKFKIKIETALMQLPEKNYVIGRVPMVFGSSSPRLKELKYFLDKNDAYEVFPDLVMNVTNADKLSQQIHYIINRNRKGIYHLGSSDLIHHDEFIKEMIETLGYQKPLLKNVYTSNFDRFLAVLPKDNKLPKHLIFSHFDIIDELKGTKS; translated from the coding sequence TTGAAGAGGATTTTAATATTAGGAGCAAGCGGATTCATTGGTGGTGCGCTTTATAAAGAACTGTGTCCGTATTTTGATACCTACGGTACCTATCATACAGGGAAAATATATTCCAACAACAAACACTTTTTTCATTTTGATATGGAGAACGATGATTTGTTGGATGTTCTTACCAAAGTACGCCCCAATATTATCATTTCTACGTTGCGCGGTAATTTTGAAGCACAGATCGATACACATTTAGATCTGGTAGATTATTGCCGTGCCAGCAACAGCAAGCTCATTTTCCTTTCCTCGGCCAATGTTTTTGATGCTTTTAGCAATTATCCTTCTTACGAATACGACAAAACCTTGTCGATGAGCACCTATGGGAAGTTTAAAATAAAAATTGAAACGGCCTTGATGCAGCTACCGGAAAAAAACTATGTTATTGGCCGTGTGCCCATGGTTTTTGGGAGCTCCTCTCCCCGACTTAAGGAACTAAAATATTTTCTGGATAAAAACGATGCGTACGAAGTGTTCCCAGATTTGGTGATGAATGTTACCAACGCCGATAAACTTTCGCAACAAATTCATTACATCATCAATAGAAACAGGAAAGGGATTTACCATTTGGGAAGTTCCGATCTTATTCATCACGATGAATTTATTAAAGAAATGATAGAGACCCTGGGCTACCAGAAACCTTTGCTTAAAAATGTTTATACCTCCAATTTCGATCGGTTTCTGGCAGTGCTTCCAAAAGACAATAAGCTCCCAAAACACCTCATTTTTAGTCATTTCGATATTATAGACGAACTAAAGGGAACCAAAAGCTGA
- a CDS encoding intradiol ring-cleavage dioxygenase: MKSIVLFLAVHFTFISCHSQNNETKSKKHVGGPCQGCEAVLEYGNKKLTSTDTLPDFETTVPKLKLTGTVYKKDGKTPAEDVVLYIYHTNRDGIYPKSGNEKGWGKRHGYLQGWVKTNSSGKYTFYTFRPASYPNGNTPEHIHITVKEPNINEYYLDDFMFADDSLLTESFQEKLTERGGSGIVQPKKGNGILTVKRDIILGLNIPNYP; this comes from the coding sequence ATGAAAAGTATTGTTCTCTTTCTAGCTGTACACTTTACTTTTATTTCCTGCCATTCCCAGAATAATGAAACGAAATCTAAAAAACATGTGGGAGGCCCCTGCCAAGGCTGCGAAGCTGTTCTGGAATATGGCAATAAAAAACTTACATCCACCGATACTTTACCCGATTTTGAAACAACAGTTCCAAAATTAAAACTCACGGGAACCGTTTATAAAAAAGATGGTAAAACCCCTGCCGAGGATGTTGTTCTTTATATCTACCATACCAACAGGGATGGTATTTATCCCAAGAGTGGTAACGAAAAAGGATGGGGTAAGCGACATGGCTATTTACAGGGGTGGGTTAAAACAAATTCTTCTGGAAAATATACTTTTTACACCTTTAGGCCCGCCTCCTATCCCAATGGAAATACTCCAGAACATATTCATATAACGGTAAAGGAACCAAACATAAACGAATATTATTTAGATGATTTTATGTTTGCCGACGATTCTTTATTAACAGAAAGTTTCCAAGAAAAACTCACGGAAAGAGGTGGATCTGGTATTGTACAACCGAAGAAGGGAAATGGCATTTTAACAGTAAAGAGAGATATTATCCTAGGGCTGAATATCCCCAATTACCCTTAA